The Gallus gallus isolate bGalGal1 chromosome 3, bGalGal1.mat.broiler.GRCg7b, whole genome shotgun sequence genome window below encodes:
- the STX11 gene encoding syntaxin-11: MKDRLNEMRELARLHNQEFSYSEDDENSPRDILLYETDYALETLHKDIENIRTENNLLKEDVKRLKKQNNRFLTSMRRLSSIKRDTNGIARDIKARGESIHRKLQIMRDFCEDAITKYGVMSVIARVAKNHYVDLMHAFQEAMFEYNATEMNQRENCKIRIQRQLEIMGKDVSSNQIEEMIEQGRWDVFSENLLSDVKGARSALNEIETRHKELVKLEGRIKEVHELFLQVALLVEEQADTFDVIEINVQNVEDYVGESKEQIKKALEYRRKHPLMTILCCCFSYCRR, translated from the coding sequence ATGAAAGACCGGCTAAATGAGATGCGTGAACTTGCCAGGTTGCACAACCAGGagttttcttacagtgaggaTGATGAAAATTCACCCCGTGACATTCTCCTTTATGAGACTGATTATGCCTTGGAAACTCTTCACAAGGACATAGAGAACATCCGGACTGAAAATAACCTCCTAAAAGAGGATGTCAAGCGactaaaaaagcaaaacaaccgCTTCCTTACTTCCATGCGTCGTCTTAGTAGCATTAAACGAGATACTAATGGTATTGCCAGAGACATCAAGGCCCGTGGAGAAAGCATCCACAGGAAACTCCAAATAATGAGAGATTTCTGCGAAGATGCAATAACAAAATATGGGGTGATGTCTGTCATTGCCAGGGTAGCAAAGAACCATTATGTTGACCTTATGCATGCCTTTCAGGAAGCAATGTTTGAATACAATGCAACAGAGATGAACCAACGGGAGAACTGCAAGATCCGAATTCAGCGTCAGCTAGAAATCATGGGTAAAGATGTTTCTAGCAACCAGATTGAGGAGATGATTGAGCAAGGCAGATGGGATGTCTTCTCCGAGAATCTCTTGTCGGATGTGAAGGGAGCTCGCTCAGCCTTGAACGAGATAGAGACACGTCATAAGGAGCTGGTGAAATTAGAAGGTCGTATTAAGGAGGTTCACGAGCTCTTTCTGCAGGTGGCCCTGCTAGTGGAAGAACAGGCAGACACCTTTGATGTCATTGAGATAAATGTGCAAAATGTTGAGGACTACGTAGGAGAATCCAAGGagcaaattaaaaaagcattggaatacagaagaaaacaccCTCTCATGAcaatcctctgctgctgcttttcgTATTGCAGAAGGTGA